The following are encoded in a window of Amycolatopsis lexingtonensis genomic DNA:
- a CDS encoding VanZ family protein has translation MVATYLVPVRTALLLFPFLALAVMLPAAFVSYRRRGRAGGWQTFVFYAFLFYLLAIATQTVLPLPADPAYCAGHTYASSPQLRPFYFVEVVSQRARGHWSPGALLHNPAVWTTALNVVMLAPLGFYVRYAQRMRLVPATLIGFGVSLFFELTQLTGLWFVYPCPYRLFSVDDLILNTAGVVAGWLLAGPLGRLLPALEPEHDRRRYAAKVTFTRRLFALATDLLGFAALLGFLFGLLTLFGEDLRHRDTPVVILALVWFVVLPAVTGSTPGKRAMLLRVTRRGGRRAGPVSLLVRNGVLLSPLWLAWWLLDLDRWDLGTHPEQLLLPVALAASVFVVGVWTPLAVLLDDEHRAPYERLTRTVNTAIVPPGAEPPGPPAEPRSRQPVLKGR, from the coding sequence GTGGTCGCCACCTACCTCGTCCCCGTCCGCACCGCCCTCCTCCTCTTCCCCTTCCTCGCGCTGGCCGTCATGCTGCCGGCCGCGTTCGTCAGCTACCGCCGCCGCGGCCGCGCCGGCGGGTGGCAGACCTTCGTCTTCTACGCGTTCCTCTTCTACCTGCTGGCGATCGCGACGCAGACGGTGCTCCCGCTGCCCGCCGATCCGGCGTACTGCGCGGGACACACGTATGCGAGTTCTCCGCAGTTGCGGCCGTTCTACTTCGTCGAAGTGGTCTCGCAGCGCGCCCGCGGGCACTGGAGCCCCGGCGCGCTGCTGCACAACCCGGCGGTCTGGACCACGGCGCTCAACGTCGTGATGCTCGCGCCGCTCGGCTTCTACGTCCGGTACGCGCAACGGATGCGGCTCGTGCCCGCGACCCTCATCGGCTTCGGCGTTTCCCTGTTCTTCGAGCTGACGCAGCTGACCGGCCTGTGGTTCGTCTACCCGTGCCCGTACCGGCTGTTCAGCGTCGACGACCTCATCCTCAACACGGCGGGCGTCGTCGCCGGCTGGCTGCTCGCCGGTCCGCTCGGGCGCCTGCTGCCCGCCCTCGAACCGGAGCACGACCGGCGCCGCTACGCCGCGAAGGTCACCTTCACCCGGCGGCTCTTCGCGCTGGCCACCGACCTGCTCGGGTTCGCCGCGCTGCTCGGGTTCCTCTTCGGCCTGCTCACGCTGTTCGGCGAGGACCTGCGCCACCGCGACACGCCGGTGGTGATCCTCGCCCTCGTCTGGTTCGTGGTGCTGCCCGCGGTGACCGGCTCGACACCCGGGAAGCGCGCCATGCTGCTGCGGGTGACGCGGCGGGGCGGCCGCCGGGCCGGACCGGTCTCGCTGCTGGTCCGCAACGGCGTCCTGCTCTCCCCGCTGTGGCTCGCGTGGTGGCTGCTGGACCTCGACCGCTGGGACCTCGGCACGCACCCGGAGCAGCTGCTCCTGCCCGTCGCGCTGGCCGCGTCGGTGTTCGTGGTGGGGGTCTGGACGCCGCTGGCGGTGCTGCTCGACGACGAGCACCGCGCCCCCTACGAACGGCTGACCCGCACGGTGAACACCGCCATCGTGCCGCCCGGCGCCGAGCCGCCCGGACCGCCCGCGGAACCGCGGTCCCGGCAGCCTGTCCTCAAAGGACGGTGA
- a CDS encoding sensor domain-containing diguanylate cyclase — protein sequence MDQHRESRRTPPDVANPARPDRLRAAPPGVLPYYLLVEATAVGLPVFVPSAAPAPRDWLFFAIVLGCAIGQAELSAKAERMRRFLSSNPHISVISVWLFAAALSMPPLLASVLAVLVYGHLWVRTAGGVPGARRYRAACSVATHVVTIYAAHAVAGLDGGGPLGTIAAAAAFVLVNTVLVMIGFKLHEPARPFLSFAGSVPENLLDAATLCLGAVAAALLVTRPWLVPLLVPPVVLLHRGELGRRLELRARDPKTGLLTIAEWRARAEAELGRAARGGGDCGILMIDLDHFKRVNDTYGHLAGDDVLRAVAEAVRGEVRVYDSVGRFGGEEFVVLLPGIGPVHSVAVAERIRDAVGGLSVTLADGTAVAGLSVSIGVAVHPAAGDRVDEVLGAADKAVYAAKNSGRNRVCVSH from the coding sequence GTGGATCAGCACCGGGAATCCCGGCGCACGCCGCCGGACGTCGCGAACCCGGCGCGTCCGGACCGCCTGCGCGCCGCGCCGCCCGGTGTCCTGCCCTACTACCTGCTGGTCGAGGCCACTGCCGTCGGGCTGCCGGTGTTCGTGCCGTCCGCGGCGCCCGCCCCGCGGGACTGGCTCTTCTTCGCCATCGTGCTCGGCTGCGCGATCGGCCAAGCCGAGCTGTCGGCGAAGGCCGAGCGGATGCGGCGGTTCCTGTCCAGCAACCCGCACATCAGCGTCATCTCGGTGTGGCTGTTCGCGGCGGCGCTTTCGATGCCGCCGTTGCTCGCCTCCGTGCTCGCCGTCCTCGTCTACGGGCACCTCTGGGTGCGCACGGCGGGCGGGGTGCCGGGCGCCCGGCGCTACCGGGCCGCGTGCTCGGTCGCGACCCACGTGGTCACGATCTACGCCGCGCACGCGGTCGCCGGGCTGGACGGTGGCGGGCCGCTGGGGACGATCGCTGCCGCCGCGGCGTTCGTGCTGGTCAACACCGTGCTGGTGATGATCGGGTTCAAGCTGCACGAGCCGGCGCGCCCGTTCCTGTCGTTCGCCGGGTCGGTGCCGGAGAACCTGCTCGACGCCGCGACGCTGTGCCTCGGCGCGGTGGCCGCCGCGCTGCTGGTCACCCGGCCGTGGCTGGTCCCGCTGCTCGTGCCGCCGGTCGTCCTGCTGCACCGCGGTGAGCTCGGGCGGCGGCTGGAACTGCGGGCCCGCGACCCGAAGACCGGGCTGCTCACCATCGCGGAATGGCGGGCGCGGGCCGAGGCCGAGCTGGGCCGGGCGGCGCGCGGCGGGGGCGACTGCGGGATCCTGATGATCGACCTCGACCACTTCAAGCGCGTGAACGACACCTACGGGCACCTGGCGGGCGACGACGTCCTGCGCGCGGTCGCCGAAGCCGTCCGGGGCGAAGTGCGGGTCTACGACTCGGTCGGCCGGTTCGGCGGGGAGGAGTTCGTCGTGCTGCTGCCCGGGATCGGGCCGGTCCATTCGGTGGCGGTCGCCGAGCGGATCCGCGACGCGGTCGGCGGGCTGTCGGTCACGCTGGCCGACGGGACCGCGGTCGCCGGGCTGTCGGTGTCGATCGGGGTGGCGGTCCACCCCGCCGCGGGTGACCGGGTGGACGAGGTGCTCGGCGCCGCCGACAAGGCCGTTTACGCGGCGAAGAACTCGGGCCGGAACCGGGTTTGCGTCAGCCATTGA
- a CDS encoding sulfatase, with protein MLGRTAPAAPLPDFGLPRLGRRHGVAGGVLTALAALLVLFGLLAPDDLTAFSAGALVRVPVEGVVVAAFVLVLPPRARSVVAALFGLVLGLLTLMKALDTGFYATLEKPFDPVYDWSFFHAGVEFLAGQIGDAATVAVLVGAGVLAVAVVVFMVLAALRLSRVAAGRRTAATRVVAVLAVVWIGCSVFGVESAPGQPVAAQSAVALAYGDLRQVGAGLREQRPFGEVAAVDAFRTTPGDQLLNGLRGKNVVLTFVESYGRVALDDPAFGPKIGATLDAGTAELRAAGIGARSAFLSSSTFGGGSWLAHSTVQSGMWIDNQQRYNDLLAGDRLTLGGAFQRAGWRTVWDVPAHTKDWPEGQRFYHPDAYYDARGVGYHGPGFAYATMPDQFTMSMLQRKELAKGGPVMAEVDLVSSHAPWSPRPWLVDWNQVGDGSVFAPMPAAGEAPESVWKDPAKIRDAYRDATDYSLKTLISFVQHYGGDDLVLVFLGDHQPPVVTPQGAVHDVPITIVAKDPKVLDRISGWGWQDGLHPGAAAPVWKMDSFRDRFLTAFAR; from the coding sequence ATGCTTGGAAGAACCGCCCCGGCCGCGCCCCTGCCCGACTTCGGCCTGCCCCGGCTCGGCCGGCGGCACGGCGTCGCGGGCGGGGTGCTCACCGCGCTCGCCGCGCTGCTCGTGCTGTTCGGGCTCCTCGCGCCGGACGACCTCACCGCGTTTTCGGCCGGTGCGCTCGTGCGGGTGCCGGTGGAGGGCGTCGTCGTCGCCGCGTTCGTGCTGGTCCTGCCGCCGCGGGCGCGCAGCGTCGTCGCCGCACTCTTCGGTCTGGTGCTGGGGCTCCTGACCCTGATGAAGGCGCTCGACACCGGGTTCTACGCCACTCTCGAGAAGCCGTTCGACCCCGTCTACGACTGGAGCTTCTTCCACGCCGGGGTCGAGTTCCTGGCCGGCCAGATCGGGGACGCGGCCACCGTCGCCGTGCTCGTCGGGGCCGGTGTGCTCGCGGTGGCCGTCGTGGTGTTCATGGTCCTGGCCGCGCTGCGCCTGTCGCGGGTCGCCGCCGGGCGCCGGACCGCGGCGACCCGGGTCGTGGCGGTGCTCGCGGTCGTCTGGATCGGCTGCTCGGTGTTCGGCGTCGAAAGCGCGCCGGGTCAGCCGGTGGCCGCCCAGAGCGCCGTCGCGCTGGCCTACGGCGACCTCCGGCAGGTGGGGGCCGGCCTGCGGGAGCAGCGCCCGTTCGGCGAGGTGGCCGCGGTGGACGCGTTCCGCACCACCCCCGGCGACCAGCTGCTGAACGGCCTGCGCGGCAAGAACGTCGTGCTCACCTTCGTCGAGAGCTACGGCCGCGTCGCGCTCGACGACCCGGCTTTCGGCCCGAAGATCGGCGCGACGCTCGACGCGGGCACCGCGGAGCTGCGCGCGGCGGGCATCGGTGCGAGGAGCGCGTTCCTGTCGTCCTCGACGTTCGGCGGCGGCAGCTGGCTGGCCCACTCGACGGTGCAGTCGGGCATGTGGATCGACAACCAGCAGCGCTACAACGACCTCCTCGCCGGCGACCGGCTCACCCTCGGCGGCGCGTTCCAGCGCGCGGGCTGGCGGACCGTGTGGGACGTGCCCGCGCACACCAAGGACTGGCCCGAGGGGCAGCGGTTTTACCACCCGGACGCCTACTACGACGCCCGTGGCGTCGGCTACCACGGCCCGGGCTTCGCCTACGCCACCATGCCCGACCAGTTCACGATGTCCATGCTGCAGCGCAAGGAGCTCGCCAAGGGCGGTCCGGTGATGGCCGAGGTCGACCTCGTGTCCAGCCACGCCCCGTGGTCGCCCCGCCCCTGGCTGGTCGACTGGAACCAGGTCGGCGACGGCTCGGTGTTCGCCCCGATGCCGGCCGCGGGCGAGGCCCCGGAGTCGGTCTGGAAGGACCCCGCGAAGATCCGCGACGCCTACCGCGACGCCACCGACTACTCGCTGAAGACGCTGATCTCGTTCGTCCAGCACTACGGCGGCGACGACCTGGTCCTGGTCTTCCTCGGCGACCACCAGCCGCCGGTGGTGACCCCGCAGGGCGCGGTGCACGACGTGCCGATCACCATCGTGGCGAAGGACCCAAAGGTGCTCGACCGGATCTCGGGCTGGGGCTGGCAGGACGGCCTGCACCCGGGCGCGGCGGCCCCGGTGTGGAAGATGGACTCCTTCCGCGACCGCTTCCTGACGGCGTTCGCGCGCTGA
- a CDS encoding antitoxin: MNLFDKAKEALGQHPEQADQGVDKAAEAAKQRFGEHSDKIDQGSDKVKDFLHKQGGGQQDAPPQ; this comes from the coding sequence ATGAACCTGTTCGACAAGGCCAAGGAAGCGCTCGGGCAGCACCCGGAGCAGGCCGATCAGGGTGTCGACAAGGCCGCCGAAGCCGCCAAGCAGCGGTTCGGCGAGCACTCCGACAAGATCGACCAGGGCTCCGACAAGGTGAAGGACTTCCTGCACAAGCAGGGCGGCGGGCAGCAGGACGCGCCGCCGCAGTGA
- a CDS encoding IS4 family transposase produces the protein MSAQSVITRITRTASGVFAPGHLGELTQIVPFEIVDAVLAEPVPATQRRVRLLPARVTVYFLLAMGLFPERGYRGVFSALTAGLAELRLVTPTASALRQARRRVGARPLAALFELLAGPIAWPRSPGVCWRGLRPVAIDGTGIAIPDSEPNRAWTGKTRTASHPDAGYPLLRLVALVECGTRALIGAVFGSPAQGELAYAGRLTDRLRPGMVLLGDRNFDDATFIAGTARSGADLLIRLKANRRPPLTGRHRDGSITSIIGRVPVRIIEARITVTGADGSRRTEHYRLVTTLLDPDRHPAAELLELYHQRWEIESAFLALKDTLSGGRVLRSQTPAGAEQELWALLATYQILRIAMTDATGTRPGTDPDRAGFSVALHAARDQIITARSVIADTHIDLVGTIGRQILAGLLPARRARTCPRKVKRPLSKYAYTKPRQPRACLKITINVTVTDAATSPLTRPTPP, from the coding sequence TTGTCCGCGCAGTCTGTCATAACCCGGATCACCCGCACCGCGAGCGGGGTCTTCGCCCCCGGCCACCTCGGTGAACTCACCCAGATCGTGCCCTTCGAGATAGTCGATGCCGTGCTGGCCGAGCCGGTCCCGGCGACCCAGCGACGAGTGCGGCTGCTGCCGGCCCGGGTCACGGTGTATTTCCTGCTGGCGATGGGACTGTTCCCCGAACGCGGCTACCGCGGGGTGTTCTCGGCACTGACCGCCGGGCTGGCCGAGCTGAGGCTGGTGACCCCGACAGCCTCGGCGTTGCGCCAGGCCCGCCGCCGGGTCGGCGCCCGGCCGCTGGCGGCGTTGTTCGAGCTGCTGGCCGGCCCCATCGCCTGGCCACGCAGCCCGGGGGTCTGCTGGCGCGGGCTGCGGCCGGTGGCGATCGACGGGACCGGCATCGCCATCCCCGACAGCGAACCCAACCGGGCCTGGACCGGCAAGACCCGCACCGCGTCCCACCCCGACGCCGGGTATCCGCTGCTGCGGCTGGTGGCCCTGGTCGAATGCGGGACCCGCGCCCTGATCGGGGCGGTGTTCGGCAGCCCCGCCCAGGGGGAACTGGCCTACGCAGGCAGGCTCACCGACCGGCTACGCCCGGGGATGGTGCTGCTGGGCGACCGCAACTTCGACGACGCCACCTTCATCGCCGGCACCGCCCGCTCCGGCGCGGACCTGCTGATCCGGCTCAAAGCCAACCGGCGCCCACCCCTGACCGGCCGCCACCGGGACGGATCGATCACCTCGATCATCGGCCGGGTGCCCGTCCGCATCATCGAAGCCCGCATCACCGTCACCGGGGCGGACGGCTCCCGCCGCACCGAGCACTACCGGCTGGTCACCACCCTGCTCGACCCCGACCGCCATCCCGCTGCGGAACTGCTCGAGCTCTACCACCAGCGCTGGGAAATCGAATCGGCCTTCCTCGCGCTCAAAGACACCCTCTCCGGCGGCCGGGTCCTGCGCTCCCAGACCCCGGCCGGAGCCGAACAGGAACTCTGGGCACTGCTGGCCACCTACCAGATTCTGCGGATCGCGATGACCGACGCCACCGGCACCCGGCCCGGCACCGACCCCGACCGGGCCGGATTCAGCGTCGCCCTGCACGCCGCCCGCGACCAGATCATCACCGCCCGCTCCGTCATCGCCGACACCCACATCGACCTCGTCGGCACCATCGGCCGCCAGATCCTGGCCGGCCTGCTCCCCGCACGCCGGGCACGGACCTGCCCACGGAAAGTCAAACGACCCCTGTCCAAATACGCCTACACGAAGCCCCGCCAGCCCCGCGCCTGCCTCAAGATCACCATCAACGTCACCGTCACCGACGCTGCAACAAGCCCCTTGACACGACCCACCCCGCCCTAA